In the Malaya genurostris strain Urasoe2022 chromosome 1, Malgen_1.1, whole genome shotgun sequence genome, one interval contains:
- the LOC131428176 gene encoding alpha-protein kinase 1 — MLHQATNHRLLLLSVIATLLVTTANGQLSFQTDASQNSFQIRTPAFQQTFTRYFNGQHGSLLAAQQQQQQPQQQQQQSQQALQYASPAQTYAQNDPAAYQQYYQQQQQLAQYQQQQQQQLQQQSPQPYNRFVSQFSGDSAAGQPQYTTIQENYINPNIRIAAEQRRLLQQQQLQQQQPQQPQQQQQQYYTQQDIQAYLQSQQVYATQQQQQQAQQSPQSQFEYIQQQQQQQQQQQQPQDSAATVAGTDGTTPNKLIGVAFSPSNEVSQVKFSSSGLKYNF; from the exons ATGCTCCACCAAGCAACGAACCACCGACTGCTACTACTGTCTGTGATAGCAACTCTGCTGGTGACCACGGCCAACGGACAACTTTCCTTCCAAACGGATGCCTCGCAAAACAGTTTCCAGATTCGAACGCCAGCCTTCCAGCAAACCTTCACCCGGTACTTTAACGGACAGCATGGCAGTCTGCTGGCTgcccaacagcaacagcaacagccacaacaacaacaacaacaatctcaGCAGGCGCTGCAGTATGCG TCACCAGCTCAAACCTACGCTCAAAATGATCCCGCCGCTTATCAGCAATACTATCAACAGCAGCAACAGTTGGCTCaatatcaacaacaacaacaacaacagctacAACAACAATCCCCACAACCATACAACAGATTCGTATCTCAATTTTCCGGGGATTCCGCCGCAGGACAACCCCAATATACCACCATTCAggaaaattatataaatcctaatATTAGAATAGCCGCTGAGCAGCGTCGGTTACTTCAACAGCAACagctacaacaacaacaaccacagcaaccacagcaacaacaacaacagtactacaCACAACAGGACATCCAGGCCTATCTGCAAAGTCAACAG GTTTACGCCactcaacaacagcagcagcaggcaCAACAAAGTCCCCAGTCGCAGTTTGAGTAcatccaacaacaacaacagcagcagcagcaacaacaacaaccgcaGGATTCAGCAGCAACAGTCGCAGGAACGGACGGAACCACCCCCAACAAACTGATCGGGGTGGCTTTCTCACCCTCCAACGAAGTGTCGCAGGTTAAGTTCAGCAGCAGTGGGCTCAAGTATAACTTCTGA